ATCGTGGACGAGAGCTCCGCGATCCTCGTCATATCCGAAAGAGGGTACGGGAAGCGCACCGGGTTCTCCGAGTTCAGGAAGCAGTCCCGGGGCGGAAAGGGCGTGATCTGCATGCGGACCGGGGAGCGCAACGGCCGGGTCGTGGGGGCGATCAGCGTGCGCGAGGACGACGAGATCATGCTCACCACCGCGTTCGGCAAGATGGTGCGCACCCCGGTGAAGGGGATCTCCGTCATCGGGCGCGCCACCCAGGGGGTTCGTGTCCACGCCCTCGACGAAGGGGACCGCGTCGTCTCCGTCGCCAAGGTCATTCCCGAGACGAACGGGGTGGAGGATCAGAACGGCGGGCGCCGGGAGGCGGAGGGCCCCGCCGCCCCGGCGGAGACGCCCGCCGACGGCCCGGGCGGCGGGGGCGATTCGCCCGAGACCTGAGACACGCGGGCGCATACTCGGGGCGATGCCGGTCCCGGCCTCTCCGCGCGCCTAAGGACGCGACCAGACCATGCTCGACATCAAACTGATCCGCAAGGACCCCGCGGCCGTGAAGGCCGCCCTCGCGCGACGCGGCGGCGCCGCCGCGATAGACGACCTCCTGCGCCTCGACGCCGAGCGCAGGCAGTGCGTGGCGGCGGTGGAGGCGCTCAAGAGCCGCAAGAACCTCGTCTCCAAGGAGGTAGGAAAAGCGAAGGCGGTGGGGAAGGAGGCCTCCGAGGCCATCGCTGAGATGAAGCAGGTTTCCGACAAAATCCGGGACTATGACCTCAAGGTGGGGGATATAGACTCCAGGATGGAAGACCTGATGCTCCGGATCCCAAATATCCCCGATATCTCCACGCCCGATGGAGCGAGTAGCAACGATAATGTGATTGTCAAGCAAATAGGGGAGTTGCCCCGATTCGATTTTGAGCCGTTGCCGCACTGGGAGATAGGGGAACGCCTGGGGATACTCGATTTCGCCTCCGGGTCGCTGCTGAGCGGATCGAACTTTCCCGTCTACAAGGGGCTTGGCGCCCGTCTCGAGCGCGCGCTCTGGTCGTGGATGCTGGATCTGCACGTGCGGGAGCACGGCTACACGGAGGTGAGCCCGCCGTACCTCGTGAAACGCGAATGCATGACGGGGACCGGCCAGCTCCCCAAGCTCGAGGGCGACATGTACCTGTGCGGCGAGGACGACCTGTTCCTCGTGCCCACCGCGGAGGTGCCGCTCGTGAATCTCCACCGGGGTCGGATCCTCGACGAGCGCGCCCTCCCGCTGAGCTACGTCGCCTACTCCCCGTGCTTCAGGCGCGAGGCCGGCTCCTACGGGAAGGAGACGCGCGGGCTGATGCGCGTGCACCAGTTCGACAAGGTGGAGATGGTTAAAATCACGCGCCCCGAGGAGTCGCTCGCGGCGCTCGATGCGATGCTTCGCCACGCGGAGGAGGTGCTCGAGGCCCTCGGCCTTCCGTACCGGGTTCTCGCGCTCTGCGCCGGGGAGATAAGCTTCGCCTCCGCCAAGACGTACGACATCGAGGTCTGGGCGGCGGGGGTGCGGAGGTGGCTCGAGGTCGCCTCGATCAGCACCTGCGGGGACTTCCAGGCGCGGCGCGCGGGGATCCGCGTCCGGCTCAAGGAGGGGAAAGGGACCTTCCACCCCCACACGCTCAACGGCTCCGGCGTGGCGCTGGCGCGGACCTTCCTCGCGCTGCTGGAAAATTTCCAGACCGCCGACGGCCTGGTCGCCGTCCCGGAGGCGCTCGCCCCGTACATGGGCGGCGCGAAGGTCATAGGCGCGTAGGGGAACGGGGGCGCGGCGCGGGGAATGCGGATCATCAGGCGGGCCGACATCGCGCTGCACGGCGCGTGCGCGGCGGGGGTGGCGCTGCTCGCCGCCCTGTTCGCGGCGCCGTTCGGGCGCCCGGTCGGGGGCCTCCTCGCCTTCTCGGCGTTCCTCGCCTATGCCGCGGCCGCGCTGCGCCGCCCGTTCAGGCGGGCCCGGCTGGCGCAGGCGGAATTCCCCGCGGCGTGGCGGGAGATCCTCAGGCGGGAGGTGCGGTACTACCGGGGGCTGGACGCGCCGGGGCGCGCCCGCTTCGAGCGCGACCTGCGCTGGTTTCTCGACGAGCGGACGATCGAGGGCGTGGACGGCGTGCGCGTCACCGACGAGCTGCGGCTGCTCGTCGCGGCGGGGGCGGCGGTCCTCCTCCACGGGCGGCCCGACTGGGAGCTGCCGCCCGGACATGCGATCCTGCTCTACCCGCGCGCGTTCGACGAAGAGTTCAGGTGCGCGCCGCGCGGGCCGCTGGACGGTCAGGCGCATGGACAGGGGCCGGTCATCCTCGCGCGCGGCGCGGTGCGGGAGGGATGGCGGGATCCGGCGGGCGCGGGCAACGTGGTCCTCCACGAGTTCGCGCACCTGCTGGACATGAAGGGCGGCGTTTCAGACGGCGTGCCCCGGGAAATGCCGCGGGCGGAGGTGTGCGGCTGGCTCGCCCTCGCCGAGGCGGAGATGGATAAGGCGGCGCGGGGGCGGTCGCTGTTGCGGCCGTACGCCGCGGAGAACCCGGCCGAGTTCTTCGCCGTGGCGGTGGAGTGCTTCTTCGGGAAACCGCGCCTCCTCCGGGCGCGCCACCCCGCGCTCTACGCCGCGCTCGCCCGGTTCTTCAACCAGGAGCCGCGGTAGGGGCGGAGCCGCGCCGTTGCGCCGCGATCCGCCCCTCGCAGAGGAGAACCATCGGATGACGCGACGTCTGTGGGCCGTGCTGCTGTGCGCGTGCTGCATCCCGGCGGCGACGCTCCCCGCCGCCGCGGCGGAAGGCGAGGCGCGCATCGCCGACGTCCTGAACCGGGTGGCGGAGTGGGCGCGGGTGCGGGAGGAGCTCTCCCTCGCGGGCGACCGGGCCCGGCGGGCCGAGCTCCGCGAGACAATCGAGAGGCTGGAGGAGGCCCTCGTCCGCGACAACGTCGACTACGAGAGTTTCATGGGCGTGCGGGGGCGCTGCGAGGACATCCATGGCGACTGGTTCTTCGACGGCGCCTGGATATCCAACAGCGTCTACTGGAGGGTGCTGCGCCTCTTCAACGCGCCCCGGAACATCCGGCGCATGGTCGGCTTCCCGAAGCGCGCCTCCAACGCCCGCGAGGGCGGGGGGGTGCCCGACTCCGCCTTCTTCTTCAACCGCCGCATCGCCTCGATCACGCCCCAATCCCTCGCCGAGGAGGATGCGCGCATACGGCCGCGGGGCGCCGTCAAGATCACCCGCAAGAAGGAGGAGGGGAAGTCGAAGGGCTTCTACGGGATGGACGACCGCGGGTTCGAGTATATCTTCATCGTCGACCCTCCGGGGATGGAGGAGCAGGTGACCGCCGCGGAGGTCATCGGCTCGACGCTGGTCCGGATGGCGGGCTACAATATCGCCTCGAGCGCCATCGTCACCATCTCCGGCACCGGGAATCCGGAGTTCGACGGCCGCCGGGCGGTCGCGACGCGGCTCGTCGAGGGCTACAAGGGGCACTGGACCTACCGCGCATTCAAGGATCGCCGCGAGATGCGCGCGTCGATGCTCTTCGCCGCCTGGCTCCACAACACCGACTGGGTGGACCACAACACCGGCGTCAGCGTGAACAAGGTCGGGGGCGTCCCGCTGACGCGCTACTTCGTCTTCGACTTCGGCGGCTCGCTCGGCTCCTGGAACATCCGCATCAAGGAGCCGAGGGACGGCTGGGAGCACTACGCGAGCTTCCACGAGTTCTTCCTCTGGCCGGTCGCCCGGCCGCTCGAGCTGGCCGGGCTCCTGCGCAGGCCGTACCCGGGGAAGGCGGCGCCGTACAGCGAGGCGGTCGGCTACTTCGACAGCAACTTCCGCCCAAACTGGTACCGGCCCAACTATCCGAACCTGGCCTGGGCCGAGATGACGCGCGAGGACGCGCTCTGGGCCGCGGACCTCATCGCCCGGTACAGCGACGCGCAGGTGCGGGCGGCGGTGGATCTTGCCTGCTACTCGCGCGCCGAGGACGCCGACTACGTCTACCGGACGCTGCTGGAGCGCCGGAAGAGGATCCTCGACTTTTACGGGGTGAAGCCGCAACGCGCCGACGCAACCACCGCGCCTGAATGAGCCGATCGCTGGAGAGGATCCTGAAGGTCCGCCGGCAGGAGCAGCCGCTGCTCCTGCTGATGGTCGGGACCATCGCCCTCTTCCAGTTCTGCCAGATCATCAACGAGAACTTCTCCGAGACGGTGTTCCTCAAGCGCCTCGGCGTCGCGCACCTGCCCACGACCTACTTCCTCAACTCCCTCGTCTTCCTCGCCCTCGTCTTCGCCATCAACCCGGTCGTGG
This portion of the Chlamydiota bacterium genome encodes:
- the serS gene encoding serine--tRNA ligase, whose product is MLDIKLIRKDPAAVKAALARRGGAAAIDDLLRLDAERRQCVAAVEALKSRKNLVSKEVGKAKAVGKEASEAIAEMKQVSDKIRDYDLKVGDIDSRMEDLMLRIPNIPDISTPDGASSNDNVIVKQIGELPRFDFEPLPHWEIGERLGILDFASGSLLSGSNFPVYKGLGARLERALWSWMLDLHVREHGYTEVSPPYLVKRECMTGTGQLPKLEGDMYLCGEDDLFLVPTAEVPLVNLHRGRILDERALPLSYVAYSPCFRREAGSYGKETRGLMRVHQFDKVEMVKITRPEESLAALDAMLRHAEEVLEALGLPYRVLALCAGEISFASAKTYDIEVWAAGVRRWLEVASISTCGDFQARRAGIRVRLKEGKGTFHPHTLNGSGVALARTFLALLENFQTADGLVAVPEALAPYMGGAKVIGA
- a CDS encoding zinc-dependent peptidase; amino-acid sequence: MRIIRRADIALHGACAAGVALLAALFAAPFGRPVGGLLAFSAFLAYAAAALRRPFRRARLAQAEFPAAWREILRREVRYYRGLDAPGRARFERDLRWFLDERTIEGVDGVRVTDELRLLVAAGAAVLLHGRPDWELPPGHAILLYPRAFDEEFRCAPRGPLDGQAHGQGPVILARGAVREGWRDPAGAGNVVLHEFAHLLDMKGGVSDGVPREMPRAEVCGWLALAEAEMDKAARGRSLLRPYAAENPAEFFAVAVECFFGKPRLLRARHPALYAALARFFNQEPR